The Drosophila sulfurigaster albostrigata strain 15112-1811.04 chromosome 3, ASM2355843v2, whole genome shotgun sequence genomic sequence atggagccaagcaaaaatatagataaggtagaatccggttataacgacgcCGCTTATAGCGTCCGTCCGGTTTTTGTGACGAAAATTCGATGACTTGGTGGGTtcccatacaaattaaattgattaaaacattaattagttttattttaaaaacctATGGCtaccataaaataaacaaaattttatttttcaacttttggaTAGTGGGTGTTCCGGATATAACgacggtcccttgaaagtcgctataacaGGATTCTACTGTAGTCCGTGCAGGTTTTTATATGCATAGTTCGAATAACAATGTATTAACAGAAATAAATCAGGAGTCACTCATTTTggtagaaattaaataaaattgattgatgCATTCGGTTCCTATTTTGCTTTCAGGTGCCATATTTAAGGCAATTTCTTCAGTGGAATTCGAATGTTTTTTGAATTCATAACTAAAGTTTGTAGTCATTTGCTGCAGCTCAGTGCAAATGTTTCCATAAATTAGCCTGTCGTGTAATTTTTGTTGCAATATGGCAAGCTTTCCCAGGATCTGAAGTTGATCCTTAGACAACGGACGACCGGTAAAGTTCCGTACCGACTCCCTTGGCTGCAAtgagaaaaattaattaaggcatactattttaaaaaacatacaaTTCGATTCGTTATATACTAGTAAATTTAAACcgtttcatttttaaaattaaaaatacgcCTAATTGGATGCTGTTTTCGATAAAAATTGCTTGAAATTTATGCTACGGTCGTACATGAACTTAATGTAGAAATACACACCGAAATCTCCTCTGTCAGACCAATTTTAGTGTTAATAATGGTTATAGTTCAGTCAGTGGGAGAAGGAATTTCACGAGATCAATGTGTGTAGTTTAAAACTTACGCTTTCGATCTCATCACAGGTTAATTCGGACATCGGTATATTCAATGTTAAAGATATGGCCTCCCTTAGAGAGCAAAGTCCTCGATCCTGACGCGTCACACACAGCTCAACGAAAGTGTCGCAAATACCatcaattttaatgttgtGCTTATGAGCAAATAAATCGCAGATCCGATGGCTGTAGTGCATTATTTTGCGAGGAACTTTTGCTTCCAGCAGCTCCGACAGTGACTTGAATATTTTACCCAGTGCACGGACATCAAAAATATAGGTATTATTCGATGTGGCAATTGCGATAACAGATGTACTGCAATGGCGTCCATAAAAACTGGGCTCCACCAACAAAGAGATTTCGGACTGATCACGAATATCGTCAAGTGCCAAGTGATACGATTGATCCGTTTGctgtataaatataatgcGTTGTAATTTCTTTTCCAGCGATTGCATTTCATGCGATAGCAGTGAGGCGCACTTGACTCCTTTATGATTCCAAAGTGGTGCAGAGGAAAATGTAGACACGCTATCGCCGCTATCGCTGTCGCACTGCTTCCAGATTGCACAATTGTTGTTTGCCCCATTCATTTTCACGCAGTCCTATTAAGTATTACTTTCGTTAACAATCAATTACTAGTGTAACTCAGCTATCTAAAATGTGAACTTTAAAAAGTTAGTTTAAAGACATATGTTAATGTAACATATGACTTCGAATATTGACAGCAAAGAAACGGAAGAGGCAAAATTGCAATTAGGGATGAAACACAAAAGCGAGTATGACGATTCGCTTCGATATATTGTTTGCATTACTAATGAAGTTCGATTTTCGATTAATTTctagcaaaaaaaagcagagcTCGCAAATAACTGCCGACCGTTTCTCGTTGTCTGCAAATAAGTGTCTCTCTCTGACTCTTTGCGAAAAGACTCAAAGAGTAACCGATTTATGGGTTCTTGAATGAGATCGCTCGCACTCAGACCGAAAACCTTTTTTCTATTCTGTTTTGTTTCGGTTGTTCCAAGACCGTTTTGGCGTGTTCAGTGAAGCAAAAAGTCTTTTgcgtatgtttggtatatgtACATTTACAAGCATAGGCAAGCAAATCGTGAAGCGTTCGTTTTGCAGACGAAATACAGTAAAATCCGGCTATAACGACGCCGCTTATAGCGTCCGTCCGGTTATTGTGACGAAAACTCGATGACTTGGTGGGTCccaatacaaattaaattgattaaaaaattagttatattttaaaaatctatggcaactataaaataaaaaaaaatttatttttctcctTTTGGTTAGTGGGTCTTCCAGATATAAGgacggtcccttgaaagtcgctataatcggattctactgtatattaattgcaacaacaacgaaagtAAATGTGAAGTTCACACTGTGAAGACCGTTTGCGTTGAGTTTTTCGGTCAATCGGTCTTTTGCTGACTCTCTTTGTGCGAGCGTTTCTCGTTCCGCTCTTTACGCACTGCTCATTGAACGACCGAAATACAAAGAGCTCAACGAAAAGCGctcaacagaaaacagaaatgaaCACAGCAAAAGTCTATTGCTCAGAGCGAGAGAGTATGAACTTTTTCGGTTGTGCTCGCAAcgagagcacaaaaaaaaaccgtcGACAGTTATTTGTAAACTATGAAAATAAGTCTAAACAGACAAGGTTCGCCTACTATTGCATTAAACATTATTGCAATtagtaaatttgttttatttttaatatttaagctaATTTCTtactgcaatttattttctttaactaCTTGCCATGAAACTAGGCGTCAGACAATAGCCATAAAGTTGAACtaattaaagattttaaataactgCATCATCTTCCCTTTGTGGAATGTGTGTATCATTATTGCCATTATGCTTAGACTTTagttttataagttttttttattgccgaCAACCAAACATCAATCGATATTcgataaataatttaatattttagtgATGTGATGTTCcgataacatatgtatgtatatatataactacTGTTTTTGCATCCAACGTGATGCTACATTTCCATATACTGCAGTTTCCaacattcaatttaaatttccagTTGCAGTGAGAAAAGCTTGaccaatttattaaatggcTTCTCTGACTAATTTTGCCAACACAAAGAGGGCCAAGGGCTTCTTGAGTGCTATTTGCCAATAAGCTTGTATTCCGGAaccttgtttgttgttgagtgCCGCAAATTACCAAAAGAGATATtggcaaatgttttaattGTCAAATTTACTAATTGCAATTGACTTTGGCTTAAGCCATGAGCACTAACTCTCAATACATTCAGCACAGCAGCTTACCTTCCTTCCCTGTCTTCCATTGCTCCGCTGCTATGCACCAAACATTATCATCTCTGGTACAAGAGGAGTTAACTGTCATGGCAGCCAGACGACAGACAATTGTCTGCAAGTTAAGTAAAGTCAAGCAAAATGAATTGCAACTAAATTTGCTATGTTGCTAGGTTTCCAAGGTAAATTCCCTTTGGTCGACTTTTGGTAAGCTACGAATATTGTATTACTTGATTTGGTTTTGcaataacatttatatttcGCAGCAGTTGATTGAAAATGATTATACATGTATTTAATTGGGAATGCAGTTAATTGCTTAATATTCCATACCAGCAAGAACTCTGTTATAAAAAGGCTACTCAGGTATTAGAATTAAATAAGAACAACTCGTATGTTTgttttaagttattaaattcaCGTTTAATACCGTTCTACGGTAGATACATAAATCGAATGCGAATGAGAGAGTCAAAAGAGAAGAGCAAAACACTCTTGGTGTTACCAGCTTTCGTTTGGTCAATTATCTTTTGCTCATAGAAACATGGAATTGGTATTTTTCCATAATCTTCTTAGTTCGAGCTATAAATCATAACAGTTTTTTGAATTCAACCAGAAAAACATTTTAGTTCAAGCCACAAATGTTGTATTCTAATAATACTTAATGTTCCCGCTTAGGTTTATAATTGAGTTACTTAGaggcatattttaattgtttcatatttataatttttttcctcTAGGATCGAAGCACAATGCAATAAACCTAGGTAAACAGTGTTTACTAAACACTTAGTTTGTTgtatgaaaacaaattaatattgcaatctttttttaattttagtttatctTGGAACAATCTCCTGGCACACCTGAAGTCCGCAGCGATTAAGAGATTTACAAACGCTAAGCGGCTGCGAAGCGAAAAGGTTAATTGCTTTGTAAGCGGCTTGATGAAAAAATGTGTAACTAACCACGCGGCAGACCAATGGAGCTGACAACGCTGCTGACGCCAATGTTGATGCTGATACGAAGCTGACTCAACTTAATTGGCGCACGAGGCGCATACTTAATGCGCTTAGATGCGAGCCAAGctcatcgcatcgcatcgcctcattgctgttgccgttgcagaAGCCGCTTTTGTGCTTCTAATTAGATCCAAAAGGAAACCGTTGTGTGCTCAGTGCATTTTCTTCACCATGCATTGGACACTCGCCTTCAAagagaattttaatttaaactccAAAAAGACGCAATAACAGTCAAAAGTGTTCAATAAGTAAATTAACTGTTAGAAGCactttttggtatttgtttgttatgacaatctataaatttattcattgtAAATTTGTCTGATTTCgaaagtatattaataaatttgatctGTCATAAATTCAAGAGttatttagaaaatttaataatttaatgttgatGGTAACATCAGGCCAACGagttattatcaatttaaatttaatcacaTGCACATATTAATTAGtgaaatttctaaaaaaaaaagaataaatatgtTGATGAGGGAATCTGCAAAACATTTTCCATGACAGagaaagagtgtgtgtgtgtgtgtgtgtgtgtgtgtgtgtgtgagtatgcaAATGAAGTGAACCCTCTAATTATATATTCCGATTGTGCGGCTGgaaatgtatttgatttttgtaaattgaatgcAGAACATAAGCCAATCCTGTTGGAGGGTCAATTGGGGGCAAGACTTGTGATATGGCAGTGATTCGATGTCACGACTtaaatcaacaataacaagcgacagcaacaacgacatggacatcagcgacagcgacagcaacagcaacaacaacaacaacaacaacagcaatgaagTTGTTGTGAACACgcgacgacaacaaaaataaataacacgaaaaacaaaataaatgaacggCTGATTGCGTTGGCGTTTGGGCTTTGATACTTATGCATGTGTAACATGAAAATGGCTTTGCATGTTATTCCACGAGTGTGTAtacccagcagcaacagcaataacactAGCAGCAATatgtagcagcagcagcagcaacaagcaacatcGGCAACATTGGCAACATTGGCAGCAATACTAATAGCAACAACGTAGCACTAATTACCCTAATTGTACACGGGGCGGTGTGGAAAACACTTCGAGCAACGGTGACGACTAAACTCCAATTTGGACTTTGACTTTTGTctgccaaaaacttttgccacaaTGTCTGCTCTGCACGCGTGATAGTTTCAGATACAATAGAGAATTCGATGAGTAGTTAGAGAGTCTTTTCTTTGAAAGATTAGATTTACAATCTGATGCCTAGAATCAAGTATTAATTTTTAGAATTCCCAAATGTTCTGTTAATGAAAAATGTCAAAGGATATTTAGAAATTGCttcgaaaatttttcatattttttcttgATACAATTGAGCCTCACATGCACATTAGAAACACATTAATTATTCCAAGCCGAATATacaattaattgtatttatataatttataatttataaatttctgaaaatttcaaaaattgctTTAAGGTAAATcttgtattatatttagtaaCCAATTtgaaaagctttaaaaatatttttattattaatgtttcCATTTTGATGAATattatatgataataataataataataataataataataataataataataataataataataataataataataataataataataataataataataataataataataataataataataataataataataataataataataataataataataataataataataataacaataataataataataataataatgataaaattaattaaattaatgaacaACTTCCTTACGCTGTCCTCAACTTTACTATTTTTTAGATCTCTTCAATTCGGTAAAGATTTTTATGAGCCGCTATTTAGTCGTGTGTGAGACGATCACGTGCTCAgctctgttgttgtgggtATTTGTTAGCCGTTAACGTCATAGGGTTAGGAAAAGGTTGCAGCACGTTGGCATCGCGTGCTCGACGTGTGCCGACtgttattacgtatacgccagcGCGGCCAACTctatgtgtacatatgtgtgtgtgagggtctagaaataaaacattaaattacgTAGCTCACCCGTTGCCAGTTTGCAGTTACCCCATTGTTTCTGTCTCCCAACAGTGAGTGCGATTCTGACtgagacagcgactgcgactgtgactgcgattGGGGCAGGTGTGGCACACACGTATACCGCGCACGTAACTGAAATTTTAAGCAATCAGACAGACAGTCATGCAGTCAACCAAGGCAGagacaaacggacagacagacagacagacaaacagagagaCAGTCGTATATTCAGACAGAGAGGTTTTGGAGCACTGTGGACCGCCTGCGGTTTCGTTTTGAAGTGGCCTTTAATAGTTTGCTGTCTGCAACTGCAGCGAAATGTGGCATATAGTATGCTGCCACACTGTATGtatacgtgtatgtgtgtgtgtgtgtgtgtgtgtgtggttgtggcGTGCTGTTGGCAAACCAAAGAGCAGTTTAATGAAATAGCAAAGAAAATTGTGGCTGTTGCTACAGCTACATAAATGGCACTGCAACGCTGCAAACGCGAactgaaattgtaattatgcCGCAATTGCGATGACTGCTAAGCGAGAGTCGCATTTCAGATGACCACAAAGCGAATTTACATACAACGAGACTCTGCAGCACAGCACGAAGGCCGCAGCTCGCGGATCGCAGGTTGCAGGTTGCAGGACGCAGGACAAATACCCCATAAAGTTGAGTGCCAATTTGGCGTAAACAATGGAAACCTCTCCTCCAACCGATAGGCAAATGCGCCATGTCCAATATTAGAGTGTAGTGTGTGCATATTGGATACGAGTATCTTAGCATCTACTATGTAGTTGagttattttgcataaattttggATGTACGCGTAGTTTGAAAGTAAGGATTTGCTTTTTAAACAAAGCTTAAAGTGAATGCTTTAATATGTACATTGAGGGTAACTATCTAACaatatatgttatgtgtaCTTTAACTTAGATCAATTTGAAATagattataaaaaatacattaaatagtatttacatttaagtaaactatttaaaagagtaattaaaaaaaaatctttctAATTATCAATTATACTATGaatagttagttagttagttagatCAACTTAAAATaggttttaaaaatatttataaataaaaaataataataaaactatcTAATAAAATTTGCTTCCAGTTTTTTAACTtagattaatttaaaatagatttaCAGTACAGTtactttaaagtttattttcgGAATTTATACTTCCAATTAACtacttcaaaaattatttgaaaataacaaaatttgctTGCTAAAATAATTGCGTTCTTTTATGTGAACCGacgacaaatattttattattctttcaACACATATGAAAATTACTTTTCCTGGAAAATGCTCTCATAAATGTTTATCTAAGACACCAGCGGcgttttttctattaaatacgtttctatatataatattctagGAAATACACACATAACGAAAGCAATGATTTGTATCTGAACgccaaaaattattattattattattatttagggATCGAGGTAATATTGGGGGTAATATTTCGTTGTGTGCTAAGTTGAGACTTTTCAACGCCTTCAGAAAATGTTCCAGCTTAAatcgcagcagctgctgcttaaGTTGCCACAAAAACATGGCTTTAATACTTtgtgcccaaaaaaaaacataaaaccaaatgagtgtgtatgtgtatggcGTGTGTATGTAATAAGAGAGGAAATAAACAATGGggcaagaaaacaaatattaacaaTGCCAATAAACATAAGTAAGGCGCATAGCCAGAAAAGTACCCGAAGAAATAATCCTCGAAAATAATCATTATGGCCATAAGGAGGCGCGTCGGGACCAGCCACAGAGCTAtgtaaaaaatgcaattggccatcaaaataacaacaacaaggacaactACATAGTGGACACAACTGAAATATGTCCAAATGACTGGACAAGCACTCGGGGTGTATTAGTGGTCCAGAGTCCTCGGTGTTTATCTAAACATCTATGTATATGTACTCGCATTAGTGTGCGTAACACACGCCGTATACACTAACACATAtgtgcacactcacacatgcgtcGACCGGCACTAGAGCGGCAGACAAGGCCCAAAAGGATAATCGGCCTAGATTTAATGGTATTTTTATGTTACGCAAAAggatttttaattgcttagcTGGATATACCCCATTGTTTGATGGCTGGGTGGATAGACTAAGCTCACCCACCCTCTTTCCCTCTAAGAGGGAGGCAGACACAAGGGATAATTTATCTGTGTGGCGGAGGGGCAGGTGTTTTTTGCACATTAGAGACGCAAACTTAGCAAGGCCAAAGAATTGATGATAGCCAAGGGCATTCAAATGGGCTGTTAATTAGTTTTGTATCCCCAAGGCCAGACTGAACATATCCAATAGCAATGACTATAAGCTGATTGATAGAAGGTGAGAGATAAAAAGAAGGgggagaaaaataaaacaagggAATAAGCAAAGTCAGTGAATACTTGTTGCGTTGTGAATGTAGCAAGCAGTGTAATGGCCTACGGCTAACAAAGCAGTTCAATGACCCACTGCTCTCAAAGCAGTGTCAAGCAGTGTCGAtcgatttggtatatttcaaagcaaaaaatacCAGCCCAGTATACTTGACATTCAACCTGACAGCAAATCATCATTGTTCTTTTCAGCACTTTTGATTaatgttgtcgctgttgctataatgaatttcaaataggctgaaaaaagaacaaaaacaaaaacaaaatgaaagttAAAAATCTGCTATAATGCCAGGCGACATTCATAAATCAAGGAGATTCTCATTAATTCAGATCTTGACAATTGCTCAATGTACAcgatttaaaatgcattaaaaaccAACAGCATAGAGTGGCAAAAAGCAacaatgaaatggaaattctTCCATGTTGTGTCAAAAGTgaagtacaaaaaaattaaaaagcggcagaaaaaagcaaaaacaaaattgtgacTGGCAGTGAGCTCAATGTCCTGGTCATGTCCTGGCCGCGAAAATGATTaatgataaattatttaaggAACGTtgacagcaaataaaataacaaaattgtagGCAAAATGGCAGGTGGAATATTTACGAgcattaaatgtatttaaaatgctatTACAGTTCGTTGCGGATGGGTTCAAATTGAAGCACTTGATGACCTCAAAACAATAGTATAAAGGCATAAAGGCAAATAAATCATGAATATTAAGTTGCCAGCCCTAAAGAACAAAAGTCAATTGCTCAAGTTTATTGATGGAGACAGTGACAtagacagaaacagagacagagacagcaacagagGAAAAGTCACTGAAGCGACTATAGCGATGGCACTTGAGAGCTTAACGGCTTAGAAAGCCCTGCCCCAAAGTGTCTCATCGGCCCCTCCTCCAATCTCCTGGCTCTCCTGATGGATGGAATTGCCATAAGTTAGGCATGGCCACCCATTTGATTAGATAGCCTGTCCAGCTACGATTCGAAATAGACTCAAGGGGCACCAATGTTTATGCAATTTGAATCAATTTTTCCATCTCATGATTCAAACAATTGCAGCATTCACCAGAAAACTCTCAAGTGTTGTGTGTACTCAACGTACACATGAATGGATGTGTGTTAGTTTGCTTTGCGgccatttttggtttttgtttattaaattccGGACATGGATTTTTGAGCTTTGCACAAATTCCTGTCAACTATTCAGACCCAAACCGGTTTCTCCTTTTAGCTTGGAACTTTACCCAAAAATTCTGATGTGCAGCTCTTAAGCtgtatgcatttttaaagttttcatttGCGGAAACTTTGCTCGTTGCCACAAAGTGGATaactttctctctatctctctctgtctgctaAAGGCATTTGCCACATACTCGCAGTCTCTTAAGACGGGATGCATCGTCATGCGTtaactataatatatagtatattcattcACGTACATGCTTTCAGTTTGCGTtatcaatataatattatatcataTTATAGAGCACTTTGTATGGTTCGCTTTGTTAGTTCTTTTccacaaattaaaagtttttcttttttttagctctactttaatgcaaatgcaatgaaaGTTGATTGAAGGAGCCATTAAGACTGTGGTTTAAATTAAGTCTGGAATGACTTCATACATTTTGCACATTATGTTTTGAGTCACCAAAAAGTGATTCGTTCTCAAACAGTTCGATTgggaatttaattttctactGTAGTATCTACTATGAAATAATACGAAACGGCTGTGAAAGTCCTTGGGGAGAAATCTGCACAATTTAGCAGGTTTATCCTTGCGAAAGACAAACAGATTGAATTGCAGTTTCAATTTGAGCTCACCTTTTTGCCACATAAGTATAAATGCTATGAAAATCTTATGATATAACCATAAAATACACAATCGCCGAACCGCAAATAAAAGACACCAAATTCAAACAACATAAACATACAAaggcagacagagacagagacagagaaagagagagagagagactggcggacagacagatcgACGGACTGAAGCTAATTTTGTCTAAGTGGGTAAAACAAATGTTGAGATTTCGTGCTGCAATGTCAGCtcgattccgattccgattccaATCCCAATTCCAATGGCAATCCCTGAGCAGCAACCAGTGCGTAATGCTCGGCTTgtctttttcatatttgttgcCACTGAATTTTACTGCTAACTGGGGAACTGGCTAAGACTGGTTAAGATAGCGGATAGACTAAGCAATACcctttaaactttaaaaaagactgttgcattattaatttaattatactaaattaattgGATATTCATGATactgaataataaaaatttgaaaagcgAAAAGAGTACTTTTTAATTTCGCAGACATGATGAATGTAGTAGCTAATAAAGAGTCTCATCAATAgactgcatttgcatttaattttcattagtAATTACtattaaaacataataatcaataattattCCTATAATATTTCAAGTCTGTTACATACACTTCAACACTGCTAATATACCTCTTCGCCTTCTTCTTGTGTAGCGTATAAAAGCAGAAccaaaacaaatgacaaacaataaaaatcgaGTATACGCAATGCTTGCTTAAAGGATCAGCGGGTGTTGCGCGTGTTTacgcgtgtgtgagtgtgcgggGGCATCTTGTGTATTGGTGTGCGTGAGTATGGCAATATTAGCAATGTGTTTTAAGTGCTTGGCTGCCAGTTAAAGTTATTGCTGCATAATTTCCGGTGCTAAACATTTCCGTTGCACATAATTACACACATAACGAGACGCCCCGTAAAACCTCAAGTGAAATTAAAAGCGAGCCTAgcaaataaccaaaaaaaaagagagaaaaaattaacgcagaaaaagagaagaaatatgaaaaaaagatataaaaaaagaaaggaattGCAAGTGGCGCATGTTGCGCTGGCGATAAAAAGCGCTTGTTAATGTTTATGCATGTGCCGGCCAAGGCAGGACAATTGTCCTGCGGGACCGTGTCGTATCTGTGTGTCCCACTCCCCTTCTCTCTTCCCCTCCCTTCCTCTtccgctctctgtctctcactctttgTGTGCTGCGCCATTGGCGGAGCTTATGGGGAGACCATTATGGACAACTGCAATGGCGACAATAACGTGTCGTTGATGTTTCACACCTGAGACACATTTTCGAGAATGTATGCCTGTGTTTCCCTCCGTCTCCTCTCCACTACTCTCCTTCCTCCTGCTGAACAGGTGGTTGGCGCAGCGCCCAAAAGTGTGCTATTAAAATTGAGACTATGCTATAGacacaatacatacatatacacatctatatatgtatatctatactgcatacatattgtatatctgtataatgtatatttatgcatttacaTAAGCTGAGTGCTTGAAATGCTGCCAAACTGGCAAATGCAACACAAATTTTGCGGTTTTGTGGTTATCCTTttaagcacaacaacaacaacaacaacaacgacaacaacaacatcacaaCAGGTAAAGGATAACAACAGCCGTCCTTTTCTGGGAGAGCTGTTAAGCTTGTTAGGCGTGAAATATGCTTTTGCAagatttttattgtaaaagcccttattaaatatataaattcatatgcACATTCAACGCGTTGATTATCGAAGCGCCTGCCAAATTGACGGCTTTAAATTAATCGGATTTTTTGCTTAACACAAAATAATGGGTAGAGAAAACCAGGCAAATTTAATATGCGACTTGTTGCGGTTgcttaatatgaaaatatgcgTGAATTTATTAACACGAACACTAGATGGCGCCAGTTTACGCCTTgaatatgttttgtatttattaaagaatttcGCCTGCTTTAATATTGACGGCAGTTTTTCTACGTTCGTGGTAAATCGATATAGAAAAGTATAGGCACCTTTTGTCTATCACACGCATTAgcattaaattacaatatacATTTCCTCTCT encodes the following:
- the LOC133843915 gene encoding protein Exd1 homolog, translating into MNGANNNCAIWKQCDSDSGDSVSTFSSAPLWNHKGVKCASLLSHEMQSLEKKLQRIIFIQQTDQSYHLALDDIRDQSEISLLVEPSFYGRHCSTSVIAIATSNNTYIFDVRALGKIFKSLSELLEAKVPRKIMHYSHRICDLFAHKHNIKIDGICDTFVELCVTRQDRGLCSLREAISLTLNIPMSELTCDEIESPRESVRNFTGRPLSKDQLQILGKLAILQQKLHDRLIYGNICTELQQMTTNFSYEFKKHSNSTEEIALNMAPESKIGTECINQFYLISTKMSDS